The Bombus huntii isolate Logan2020A chromosome 2, iyBomHunt1.1, whole genome shotgun sequence genomic interval TAAATTTAATGCTGTAAGTACAAACTGAAGTGAGTAAGGAATAATTTCactgttatttttttaacaattttaaagTTGTAATGATCGTTCGATCGCTTTTCGTGAAAGATCTCTCAAAGCTCATGAATTATCAGTATTACGAGAGTATGAAGTTAGTAACGAAGGAAATACCGAATATACTTTGCGAATCGAAGAACCTTAATATCTCGTCTGTGAATATTCCCACCGAAACTGCTCATCGTGTAACTTTAACACTGAAAAATAATGCAATCATGTTGTACAACTGCACTTTCGCGTCGAGATCGACGGAAAGATTGCaaatacgtatgtatgtacgtaacCGACTGCCGAATCCCTCTATGTACAATTTCATTTCTACGATTTACTTTATAATTCGCTCTGTAAATATATCATGAATTTCTTCTATTCTGTACAAAcaaagtttataaatgaatttatcTCACTTTTTCAAATTCCTACATAAGATTTCAAATAGTTTAACATgcgtaattatataaaattgaaatactactttcatttttagaaattcttcattAAGAATATATGTACCagagataaatttatttatagattaGAATTGGTTATTCTATATACACCTCTAAAACCcatattttgatgaaaaattaaGAGATCTATTGTAATTGCAAACGTAATAAAGTTCGCTCTATTTTTCTGTGATATGTTTTATTGTATAGTTCGTTgctctattattatattgaacCTCGAGTAtacgaaattaatatttttagttcACTTTCCAATAATGCATTCGgcctaataataataatagtaataataataatagtaataataataataataataataataacaataatagtaataataataatattaatattaataataaaaatgatgaTAATAGCgaagaaataaatgtaataatagcGTGTTATTGAGAGTTACCTCAAATCAAGCAATAGtgtatacaatatacatatattttactatactGTTAAGGAATTAATCACTAGCCGTAAGCGTAGCTATTCATATTGTGAAATACCGTACACCTATACGTATGCAGATCTCTGAAAAGTACGTGTTATCTGTTGTTGTCGTTTGTACGTATTTTAACGTAAGAACATAATATTATTGGCTCAACAATTAAGCGATTGATAAGGAAACCGATTTTCCCGTTTAACAGAGTTCCACGCTCGTTGTACGATcgtttatgaatattttatgatataattgcCAAAATCGGAAACGATACACGAACAatcgattgttatttaatttccACGATCAATTTGTTGTCCAGTATACGCGTAGGCCACGCAGAATGAATATACGTAAATGTTgaatatatcgaatagagCGACATACAAACTGTGCATTACATAACATACAAACATGTGTTCGTtggtaaaaaaaaatctttgtATCGAAATAGTGATTCTAGACAAGGTACAGAAATTTCGACGCGAATTTGTACAGTCATCGAGAGTGTGTCGAATAAGCGTTGTTTTACATACAAAATATCACGCGTTATTTTGTATGCAGGAGTAAtgcaataaaaaaagaaagtaaaacaaaaataaaacacGTTTTGATCTTTTCGTTCATCTCCTGATTTGCGTTTTGTTAAATTCTAGAAAATTACACTGCaaatatattactttaatatcgacaaaaaaaaaaaaaattgaaatactgataattaaaaatactcCTCTAAGTATCATTAAAAGCTGTTACCAACAATAGGTATCAATGATTAATGTTCAATGTTTTGCGTTTTCAAAGGCAGAATAATATCTACATATGGACATAAAACTTTATGATAGCAAACGCGCAGGAAACAAGAAGTAAACAAAAGAGCATCACCGCCTAAATATTGCAACAAAAAATACCATTGTAGTTCGACCtctgtttttttaatttggaACGAAGCAATGACTAAATTTCACACTATATTTTGCAGAAATAAATTTACGTAAGGCTAAGACCAAAAAACAGTAAACATATAATGTGGTTGATCAGTCTCCTCTTAACGTTCTAATAatctttcattataaaaatgatgAGAATTTACGTTTGAGAATCTTAGAAGACAAATTTGGGAAAGATGCTTCAGCCTTGGAGAGGACTCCGATTCCTCATGCGAACGGTGATTCtaaaaaatatgaagaatTACAGCGACATTAATTTCCACGGACAACGACACGTATTGACGGTTGGAATTGATTTACCGATGTACGAGGTTACTCGCAGCCAATTTgcttttcaaaatttttatcgCTATCCGCAATATTGATAACTTGAAGATCTATAAATAGAAAGCAAATATGATATCATTTATGCTTtcgattatataaaaatatctctttACTGGTAATAAATTATCTTAAAGTTCCTTCTCCGCATAGAGAAAGATTTGTCTTTGTTTGATTTGTTTTATGCCACTTgacaaataaatttgttaaccGTTATTCTAAAAGaacagaaaggaaaaaacaattatatattttttaccatTATTACAAGAACATATTATACTTTTGCAAggatatgaaaaaaatgaattaaatgTTAAGGTGAGTACAACGAGAGGTGTTCCTAGCACAAGCGTAAACTTGAAGGAGGCTTTGTGCGAAAAGATTCCCATACACTATGATATATTGAGAAATATCCGACAAGAACATGGATCGTCGGTGATCAGTCAGATTACCgtggaaaatatttatcaagGATTAAACGGAGTGAACACTATGGTTAGAGAAACTTCTGAGATTGATCCAaaatatggggtgacgttttTATACTATAACATATTTCTttctaaacgaaattaataacttttaatacagaattaaaagtgaaaaatttcatttcgtgCAGATTAAATATAGGGGACTAACGATACCGGAAGTTGTTACACTGCTACCTCGAGAAGGAAAGTCACCAAGTGCGGAATCTGTATTTTGGTTGCTTTTAACCGGGGATGTTCCAACGCAAGAACAAACAGCATCGCTAATCGCTGATTGGTCTGCACGACgtcaaaagaagaaagattgGTGGTCAGGACCAGGTGGTGGAATCGTTGGTTCCGTTCTTCAAACGTTACCAAAAACAACGTCTCCTCTTGGAAAGCTGTCAGTGGCTCTTACCGTTTTTGATTCTCGCAATCACATGAATGAAGCTTTAAAAAATGGCGCCTTGAGTTATACTCATTGGGAAGTGAGTTTTAATATCTAACTGATAATGTTTTTATAGCAGACTTAAATTTAAAGACGGGCCCTTTAGTGTACACCAGATActatgaatattatataattacgcTTTTGTAATTAGAATTAACAACTAATTGTCCTTGCATTACCTTCCTTCCTATGTAACGAGTTAAGACAAGAATTAAATGGGATATGCTTTAAAGCTAGGAAACGACAAagtataaaagtataatttgAATAACGAAGTcggattaaaatatttgattgaATTTGTTGAAAGTTGAAATTTCCACTAtgaggtttattatttatgctTCAAGTACATGTATGAAGATAGTATGGAGTTACTAGCAACGCTACCGGCAATAGTCGGTCTAATCGCTAAAGGCGAATTGAAGAACTTGGAAGAAGAGAACGGCGATTGGATACAATTTTTATCAGAATGTTTATGTAACGCATTTGACATTTCGAAAAACCATAAGAAATCGTTGATGGACTTCCTTCGATTATACATTGTTCTGAACGCGTAAGTAAATTACATATCcttatataaaagaaataattttaaaaaatgttacaaatcaagattttaaaagcttctttCCTCGCGATTCTCTAGAAGTACGATTGCGcgcatttttaaaaaatgcgATTGTtgatttataaaatctatattaCAAGGTACTTTTATAGAATGAAAATGACAGAAATGTTGGCGTTCGTATTACAGAAATGTTTCATAAACTACTTAAactagaatttaaaaaatttctttttatcgctaTATACACCCTTTCatttatagaatttatatCACAAAATACTTTTATAGAGATGAAAATGGCGGAATACCTGGCGTTCATGTTACAGAAATACTCGGTGCTTCTCAATCATACGTCAACCAGGCTCTTGCAGCAGGAGCCTTAGCATATACCGAGGAACCTAAAAGCGGCACAATTTCAGAAGTAATGACGTTTTCGATTTCgattaattgaataatttctacaataattataagaattattatcgatataaaacatataactaCTCGTGAATAATTATTACCTTAATGAACTAGTATATGGAATTCCAAACAAAAATACAGCGCCTTCTTGGCCAAGAATCGAAGGAAGAAAAGTTAAGGAACTATATAACCAGTATAATTCAAAGGGATAAATTAACTGGTTACAAAGAAGCAGAGATTTGCGATCCGAAATACACCGTATTGGAAAATTATGCAAGAGAACATTTACCAAATGATTCTGGTATAAAGGTATACATGTGTAATGTATACGTATTGAGTATCTTTAGTTTTATTCATAGTTCTTCTCGAATATGTAGGATTTAAGTCTATGAACTCCTTACTCAaacttgtattttttaatttaacttcTTTTACCTCTCCGAGTTATTAAGCAAAAATTTGATAGTTGTATTCTTATCTCCAGTTGTCACAAACCATCACTAAAATTCTTTCTACAATGATGAAATCTgcaaaaggaaaaaatatttatcccGAACAAAATGCAATTGCTGCACCTATTTTTCAAgtataataacaattttattttaattttcaccTATTTATactataattgtaatttattctacatttattGTGTAAGTTCTATGGGCTGAAAGACATGGAATTCAATCAAATATTACTGTGCATGTCGCGAGCTTTGGGTGCAGTTGCATCGATCATTTGGACAAGAGCTGTTAATGCTTCGGTTGAACAACCAACATCCAAATGCACttattcttatttaaattCTATCCAAGGGGCAAGAGGAAAACGTAAACGAGGGAAGcatacaaaaaatattcgaaaataaagtttcttaaatttttgCCAACAATATTAAACCAACAATATTTCTCATATACAGTATTAAACATAATGTATGTGtctgtaaattattatattatacataaattatgtgaatttttatcaaactttaatatagtatatcctattattaattatttaaaatatttcaaatctacagaaatttttgtttaatcaTTGAACCACCACAAACctgaaatttactttaatttataGTAAATGATGGAAAGcagataatatgaaacttaACAAAGTTACccacatatattttatacttatgCATGAAGTACTTATTGaacgaattaattaacaaGTTATAATTTTAAACTTAGCGCTTATACGTGTGTATATTCGTAGCTCTGATGGTACATACGTATCGGTTAAGAATAATCTTAAAGAAAATGGCGCAATTCGATATCTTTCTACGTCAAAAATTATGAATCAaacttttaaaattatctatGAAAGTACagtaataaaaagtataaaagttaatgttttgtaatgagtttcaaattaaatattcaattatgAAATGAATTTGATACAAATTTCTA includes:
- the LOC126878198 gene encoding citrate synthase, mitochondrial-like; the encoded protein is MKNYSDINFHGQRHVLTVGIDLPMYENRKEKTIIYFLPLLQEHIILLQGYEKNELNVKVSTTRGVPSTSVNLKEALCEKIPIHYDILRNIRQEHGSSVISQITVENIYQGLNGVNTMVRETSEIDPKYGIKYRGLTIPEVVTLLPREGKSPSAESVFWLLLTGDVPTQEQTASLIADWSARRQKKKDWWSGPGGGIVGSVLQTLPKTTSPLGKLSVALTVFDSRNHMNEALKNGALSYTHWEYMYEDSMELLATLPAIVGLIAKGELKNLEEENGDWIQFLSECLCNAFDISKNHKKSLMDFLRLYIVLNADENGGIPGVHVTEILGASQSYVNQALAAGALAYTEEPKSGTISEYMEFQTKIQRLLGQESKEEKLRNYITSIIQRDKLTGYKEAEICDPKYTVLENYAREHLPNDSGIKLSQTITKILSTMMKSAKGKNIYPEQNAIAAPIFQFYGLKDMEFNQILLCMSRALGAVASIIWTRAVNASVEQPTSKCTYSYLNSIQGARGKRKRGKHTKNIRK